A window of Diospyros lotus cultivar Yz01 chromosome 14, ASM1463336v1, whole genome shotgun sequence contains these coding sequences:
- the LOC127790794 gene encoding uncharacterized protein LOC127790794 isoform X2, whose protein sequence is MWQWQFKDTPINVYYEEHEKESTGPTKNILMMPTISDVSTAEEWRSVAKDIIQRVGKVNWRTIIVDWPGLGYSDRPKLDYNADVMEKFLVDFINAPNGPVSCTDKDLVVVGGGHAATITIRAAKKGLVMPSAIAAVAPTWAGPLPIVFGRDSNMESRYGLLRGSLRAPAVGWMMYNVLVSNEKAIQSQYQSHVYADPKNVTATIVQSRYALTKRRGARYVPAAFLTGLLDPVKSREEFVELFAGLDGRTAVLVVSTASSPKRSKAEMEALRDVKGVSKFVEVPGALLPQEEYPNDVAEELYRFLQENFELKA, encoded by the exons ATGTGGCAGTGGCAATTCAAGGATACTCCTATCAATGTTTATTATGAGGAACATGAGAAGGAGAGCACTGGTCCTACTAAAAATATTCTTATGATGCCAACTATATCTGATGTTAGTACTGCTGAAGAATGGAGATCAGTGGCTAAAGACATTATTCAACGAGTTGGTAAAGTTAATTGGCGGACAATTATTGTTGATTGGCCTGGTTTGGGCTACTCTGATAGACCAAAGCTAGATTACAATGCTGATGTCATGGAGAAATTCCTTGTTGACTTTATCAATGCGCCCAATGGTCCAGTAAGCTGCACAG ATAAGGACTTGGTGGTTGTAGGAGGAGGGCATGCAGCCACAATAACTATTCGGGCTGCGAAAAAGGGTTTAGTGATGCCATCTGCCATTGCTGCCGTTGCACCCACCTGGGCTGGTCCCCTCCCTATTGTATTTGGTCGAGATTCCAACATGGAATCAAG ATATGGACTGCTTCGAGGAAGTTTAAGGGCTCCTGCTGTAGGCTGGATGATGTACAATGTGCTTGTCAGCAATGAGAAGGCAATCCAATCGCAGTACCAATCTCATGTATATGCCGATCCCAAAAATGTGACAGCCACCATTGTTCAAAGCAGATATGCTCTTACCAAACGGAGAGGTGCCCGCTACGTACCAGCTGCTTTCTTGACTGGCCTACTGGACCCGGTGAAGAGCCGAGAGGAGTTTGTGGAACTCTTTGCAGGATTGGATGGGAGAACAGCCGTCCTAGTTGTGTCCACGGCGAGTTCTCCCAAGCGATCGAAAGCAGAGATGGAAGCTCTGAGGGACGTGAAGGGGGTGAGCAAGTTTGTTGAGGTCCCAGGTGCTCTCCTCCCACAGGAAGAGTATCCAAATGATGTTGCAGAGGAGCTGTACAGGTTCTTGCAGGAGAATTTTGAGTTGAAAGCTTAa